In the genome of Chrysoperla carnea chromosome 5, inChrCarn1.1, whole genome shotgun sequence, the window GCAACGATTTTGCCCGGCATTAATTGCCTTACTTGGTGCTCCAAGTGAACCCGCGGCACATTGTTTAACATCACAACAAGCAAAAACCGTTTACAGGTACAAATTAATAGCCAAAATAAATAAGTTGTTCTTAACatgaaatttttggatttttagtaTTGGAATACAATTAGTACGACTGGTTGGATGTGTAGGATCATTACGTCCAGTGTTGGAAGCATTATTCCATCGTATGGTCTTATTACCAGCTGCACCAAAAAGATTAGAGCCTCTAAGGTCATTACGAGAGTTATTAAGGTCCCCAGAACGATTAGTGGACTTGCTATTGTTACCGGAATGTAAAGACAAGCCAAGCAATAGTGACGATATGGCGATAATTCGATTGTAAgttcaattaatcaatttattaacttcattattactgattttttttttcgtttagaaTTATGGATTCAATTGAAGAATCAGCCATTTGTAACGACATTTCTGTAATGTTAGCAAGCGTCGAATGTGTAGTAGCCATGCTAACGTCACTAGAAGCACTGTGTAAAGGTGAAGGCATTAACGCCGAGGCTGCTGTTTTAGTAAACCAACGATATCCATTCCTGGAACAAGTTGATTATAAAGGACCATTAACGTATCAATCACTTGCACGATTACCAAAACCTTATAGAGATGTTGTggctaatttaaaatattcaagtgACAGTGATAGTAGTGGAATTGATGGTGGTCCAGGAGACCCTATCGATGAAGATGGATTGGATTCAGATGATTCAGGAGCGACAGAGGGTCCTGAAGATGATGCAGAGAATGAATCTGACGACAGTATTATGGATGATGAATCTTTTTTGACCAATCATGaattaacaatacaaaaactaccaaaatcattgaatttcgtatgtttcgaaaaatttgcactttgaatttttattaaattttgctcCTTTTTTAGGGTCGAACAGGAATTAATGAATGTAATGTGGATGTGGAACGGCATAATGCGAAACATTTCGTAAAAACTTTGCAAAATATTCTTCTTCCAAATTTATTATCTCTAAGATCATCCATTCAGGTCggtaaataactaataaaaaataatacacgactatcaaaaaacttcaaaaattatgtggttttttgataaaatataatttgatttaggTCGATGAAGTTTTACAAGAATTTGCATCAAAATGTTGCGAACATAATTCagctcaaaataatttattttctacaattatgAATGCAGATGGAATTTATTTGGCTACATATTCTGcacttttattgaattataaattaatccAACTtggatattataataatgaaaacaaagctTCCGTAAGTATGAGTTGACCAAATCCCAAATTGCGGTAGTAAAAAAAGTGTGTTATTTTAGATTCAAATACCTTTAACTGAAGATCAATTTGTGGATGAAGTTCATGGCAGTGGAGTTTTAGTTTATCTTTCTGCTACTTGGTTATCGGAGCTATATCAGCATGTTTTGGCCACATCTTTGCTTGAAGAAAGTGGATATGACTCAAACAGTGGCCAACAATatgctttaattaatttattaacaggtttgtttccaaaaattgcatgtgtttttcaaaattaataattcaatattgtATCTTTAGATGTGGGAGGTTTAAATCAGTACAAATTATTAACAGATTGGCAAAAATTGGAACGGGTACAAGGTTCAGCTAATTTTGAACCAACTCCAGAATCGGAAGCTGGCATTAAATTGTCACGCCGTGTATTGACTTGCTGCTGGGACTCCATGGTTACCGTTTTAAGTGATGCTTTAGCATACACTCCCGCAAGTACACTTGGATCGTTAGGCGGGAAAGCATCTAAGCTTGAACTATTAATACCGCGACGTGCTAGGAGAATGCAAGGGAAGAAAAAAATACGTGATAATTTAATTGCATCCAGTTTAGATGGATTACACAAAGCGGCATCATTGAGTAACATTTTAAAGTTACAATCGCGCAGTAATAGTATTTTAGCATTGCTAAGTTCATCGGCATGCCAATCATCGGCAAATAAGTTACACGCCGCGCATGCCCTATCTTTAgatgttttgttatcaaaaggTTTAGCGTTAGGGTCGCATAGTACAGATTGTTGGCCGCATGTTTTTGCCGCATGTATTCATGTGGCACGGTTAGAGCATGCACTATTTAGTAAAGCTGGTAACGCTCAAATGTTAATGGTTGCTCAAAATGCTAATACAGTTGTAACATCAACCACAAATGAACGGCTGAATTTAAGCTTTAATATTTCCTCAAGTCAAGACGAAGAAACTTGGTAAGTTTTTagctttttctatttaaatttttcgtgcTGATTTGTTCCTGATTATTTCAGCGTGGATGTTTATAGTTTCTTGCAATCACCAacttattcatataataatcaaaaatcgTTCGATTTTATGGAAACTACAGTTTCAATGATTGTCAATAAAAGTGGAGCTCATAATACAAGCCATGGAATTTTGAGCAATGTAGACGCAGCAAAAGTGTGTTGTGTGTTATCGCAACAAGTTGATTCACTATTCCATGAAGCTGCTTTAAAACTTAATCTTCCTGTTTTATGTGAATTTTTGGATAAACTTTGTATGGCATCACAGCGACAGgtaaaataaaaccattttttctagactttttacgatttaattaaattttacgatCTTTTAGCTATTTTCTCATGCGAACGAAACACCTGACAGTAAATCGAATAAATGGTGGCGTCGTCccaatttccataaaacttCTCCAAGTATTAACAACAAAAACAGTTCCCAGTTAGAAGCGTCATTACTTTTACATCGCATCGGTGACGTTACGCTAAAATGCATTCGTGCTGGTCGTCctttaatacatactatgcaTGTTTGGTCAATCGTAGGACCACATTTAATGGAAGCCGCTTGTCATAAAGATCGTGCCGTTTCAAAGAAAGCAATTACGTGTATTCATGACGCAGTTACAGCAATATTAAATGAACAACTCGAATTACCCCATTTCCACTTTAATGAAGCATTATTTAAACCTTTTGAAAACTTGCTATGTTTAGAACTATGTGATTTAGATGTCCAAGATCAAATTGTATCGTGTCTTTGTGAATTTGTTGAGGCAAATCAAACAGAAATACGTTCTGGATGGCGACCACTATTTGGTACTTTGCGGGTTGCCAACACAAATGCACAAAATAATGCTGCGGCTATACTTGAAGTATTCCAAGTATTTTTATCTACTGATAATACGCTGGTGTTTGCTAATGCAGCACTAGACTACATATTTTGCCTTTTAACACATATCCGCGGATCAGATCAACAAACATCACAAGGATATGAGCAAATAGAATCGCCCAAATCTCAAGATCCACCATTAATCGCTTCCTTTACAAAATCTAGAAATGTggataacattttcaatttcttacAAAGTGGTGATAAAAGTACAGGATTCTTTgatattttagaaacaaaaaccAACTCGGAGAAAATTGTTACAGCTAAACCACCATCTTTGGAAAATGTTGACCTATGTTTAGAATCGTTGAAGTACTTAGAAAATTGTGTATCGATTTTAACCGCCATGTACAATATGCCTCAATGCCCCACTTTCAATATGGCACATCGAATTCAAATTAATACCCAACCTCAATTGGTAGATTCTGTAATCCAAGACATTGATGTTGTCTACTTTAATACAAATCCAAACGATATTCGAATTAACGATAATGAAATATCCTACAAAATTCTGGCAACCGTTGATGATTTAGAAGAGTGTGTTGAGAATAATTTAACTCTGGTTCATATGGATAAGCCCAGTGGGGTACTAAAAATTTGGTACATTTTATTAGAAGGTCTAGCATCAGCCACAATAGTTTGCGCTCGTAAAAATCAACCACATACTTTAGAAACGTTGTTCAAACTTTTACGTGATTTAATCCATTGTCCAGGAATCAATTTCggattgtattgtataaatcatttattactaCCCATGGTCCAAAATTGGCTACGCCAAAATGCAGCACAAAGTCAACGAACATGGGATATAATTggttcaaattttaaacaatgctGTGGCATGGCTAGTGAATTAGTTGTCGAATATTTATTCCAAATTCatacaaataatgaaaaaaataagtcTATAGGCACAGTATCGGAGTCTGAAAATATTGCTGCAACATTGGCATTAAAACAGTTGCTATTAATTTTAGTTGAGTGCGTGATACAACCAAATGAGACCGTTGCTCGGTTAGGTACTTCATGTATTCGTCATGTTATCTTATCGAGTGGTCATATTCTTACTACCAAACAATGGGAAATTATGGCAACTGCTTTACACCGTGCTTGCACTATAAGTCTGAATCCTCTACAACAACTGACCTTAGCATTTAAAAAAGACTCAGACAGTTTTTATGGAGATTTAGCGGTCGTCAAAGTTGCAGCACGCCGTGACTGCACAATAAACGATAATATTCGTTTGAACCAATTAACTCAGCAAGTTTATTTACTTCCCACTCAACGTGATGGATCGCCAAATTTGTGTGTAAattgtttaattcaaaataaaacatataaaagtgATTGTccaaattgtaaaaaagatgaaaattcgACAGAACAAATCCTATTGGATGATcgtagttatatatttttattatatcccTTAGATATTCCACAATCTACAAGTCCAGAAATGTATACGGTCCGTGTACCGTTCCGTAACTTAATTGTAGGTATTTTGGCACATCAAATGTTAGTTCAAACTATTGCTAGTGTTCTGTTACAAAGTTTAACACACATTACACCCATTTCTATAATTATCCAAATGACAACTAATCATAATTTGCgaggaaaattacaaaatttactacCAAAACATgttgatattttgttaaaatgtttaaatttatcgaatCAACGTGCAGTAGCATTTGATGCTAGACCTGGTCtgaaatttttaacacaaaaagtaGGAAATATAGACAGGGCCGCTAACTTGTATACACAATGCAGCACAGCTGAAGTGgtccaaattataatttatatcgaACTATGTATTGATggtattttgaaacaaaacttaCAGCCAAATGAgttgcaaataattttaagcCAAGAAAATTATGTAGATTGTAATGAAGTTGATTATTTTCCTTCCTTTGTTCGTCAATTGAAAAATGTCTGGGAAAATTTATGTGATTCGTACATAAATCTTTCGTTACAAATCCCTCCAGAAGAGATTATAACGCCTACAACTCCCCCTACGTCACCGACACAATTAGAAAGTCCATCCACTTTAGAATCCAGCAAATCTACTCCTGATGCAccatttaaattttctgatttcGTTAATAATGATCATGAGAAGACTGAAGATAATATCGAGGAATCACAACAATTAGATAATAATTCCACTGATGATGTAATCGAGATAAAAGAACGACATTTGTCTGAATCCTCGCTATCAGTTCATAGTAATGATTCAACAAAAGATATAGAAAAAGAAACCGAACGACAGGTTGAAATCATGATGGAACAGTATAGAAATCGTAAAAGTTATCATTCAGCAATTGTCACACCACCAAGAATTAATCCATTCACTGTGAATTCTGTGAATGTTATGCCTCAGCCTCAACCAGTTCCTCCCGAGATTCAGCAACAAAGAAGTTTAAGTATTCGAAAGGTATacaagaaatttcaaaattttgtgacaaattaatacaaaaaaatcttttaattttcagGATTACGAATATTATAAACGAACACGTTTCGAAACAATTTCAGCATGTTTAgaactattgaaaaatttaccaGTATCAAGACTGCAACtactttatccaattttgaaaaatggtaTTCAAAATTTACTTTCAGCGCCTTCTGATAATGTTAAAAACGATGCTCGAGATTTGATATCGTCTATTTTAGACGAAAGGCACGAAGAatagataaaacaaattaaccTTTATAAATTACTGGAccatcataattaaaaaataattttaagaatttctagCTTAGAGATACTAGAATAAGAGTCTGAccacaatatttttatgatgagAACTATGCCAAAAGGCAAAAGAGTCAGAACCATTGTTAGTCAGAACCAAAGTCTTATTTTAGTGACTCTACAACTTagacttattatttatttaataagtctATACTCTGCTACCATTGGTTTCTTCTTAGAGGAGTTAGGCCAACCGAGGCGGTGTTATCCTAACTTTTCATTCCGTCTTAACACATTTTGACAcctgataataaaaatagaaaatataaaaccaCCCTCTACAGTTATTCAATTTAACATATAAGgcaaatacaaaacaaaagagtagaaaactatttttttagaGCAAACTGAAATtaactttccaaaaaaaaaaatgtaatttctttTACGACTTCATAATTAAAGTGGTGTCATATTGTCATTGTACTTTCTAATAACCAAATAAACCGAAATTGTATTGAATTTAGAGAAATCTACCCAAGGTATGTTATTTTTGTGGAAGTTTAATACAATTTGGGTCTTTTCCTTACTTAATCCTATATGTGTTAGATTCTATCTTTAACCACCATTTTCAATACAATACCAAAACCAGATATTGGAatcaatattcatatttaatttatactaaaaataatattccatataaaataaattataaccaataaataaatctataccCAAGAACATATTATACCCTCTACattacaaatcaatattttaacagtaaaaaataaacaagtattCTCTCCACTTCAAAATCTTgagataaaactatttattatcttCTGTTCATGAAActgtgtatacataaaaaataaaataataaaacctgATAAACTATGATTGGCgttgtttttattatcttatttcaTCATAAAAGAgttatcaatcaaatttttaacaaaaataattaaaaaaaacattactttcTCTTTTTGATTTCGTAATAATCAACTTACACAATTTTTCGCATTAGTCCGCATATTCGTCACATGAGTACATGTTACTCGGTAATCATCGGTTTATTTTGAATGGTATGATTTTATTGTTCATTGAGTAAAGAGATTGATAGAGGATATTACTGCAATGCTGCATTTAAAGTTGGTTCAATAAAATTGTAGGAGATATCTCTTACTTACTCCAAAAACAAACGTGATACAAGGAGGAGATAATGAACACAACCCTTCTATATATTATTCCAAATGTGTatggaaaaagaaa includes:
- the LOC123299713 gene encoding LOW QUALITY PROTEIN: brefeldin A-inhibited guanine nucleotide-exchange protein 3 (The sequence of the model RefSeq protein was modified relative to this genomic sequence to represent the inferred CDS: substituted 1 base at 1 genomic stop codon) gives rise to the protein MEDLLLNIVKEASGQKLAHLRKTAQDAHDLLISQTNIHRTPSHELRTTCFLPLRLALESKRNKLVSYALTGLHKIVRDERFQAGTEPEDDSLWLPAQLLYATASMLTHSEDTQVHILRVLLSLACGTCWALNGRLVMLILGRCGEACEIGTQPVRAAAQAAASQTVRAFTTFLDEECQDILQQQQKQQKGTVGGPTDGLLQTSAVTCFNEAIPVMQYICSRLEESKVCQKSNETTVFLLECLLTLVSTLPQIVHKNTHFTTFLWQRFCPALIALLGAPSEPAAHCLTSQQAKTVYRYKLIAKINKLFLTXNFWIFSIGIQLVRLVGCVGSLRPVLEALFHRMVLLPAAPKRLEPLRSLRELLRSPERLVDLLLLPECKDKPSNSDDMAIIRLIMDSIEESAICNDISVMLASVECVVAMLTSLEALCKGEGINAEAAVLVNQRYPFLEQVDYKGPLTYQSLARLPKPYRDVVANLKYSSDSDSSGIDGGPGDPIDEDGLDSDDSGATEGPEDDAENESDDSIMDDESFLTNHELTIQKLPKSLNFGRTGINECNVDVERHNAKHFVKTLQNILLPNLLSLRSSIQVDEVLQEFASKCCEHNSAQNNLFSTIMNADGIYLATYSALLLNYKLIQLGYYNNENKASIQIPLTEDQFVDEVHGSGVLVYLSATWLSELYQHVLATSLLEESGYDSNSGQQYALINLLTDVGGLNQYKLLTDWQKLERVQGSANFEPTPESEAGIKLSRRVLTCCWDSMVTVLSDALAYTPASTLGSLGGKASKLELLIPRRARRMQGKKKIRDNLIASSLDGLHKAASLSNILKLQSRSNSILALLSSSACQSSANKLHAAHALSLDVLLSKGLALGSHSTDCWPHVFAACIHVARLEHALFSKAGNAQMLMVAQNANTVVTSTTNERLNLSFNISSSQDEETCVDVYSFLQSPTYSYNNQKSFDFMETTVSMIVNKSGAHNTSHGILSNVDAAKVCCVLSQQVDSLFHEAALKLNLPVLCEFLDKLCMASQRQLFSHANETPDSKSNKWWRRPNFHKTSPSINNKNSSQLEASLLLHRIGDVTLKCIRAGRPLIHTMHVWSIVGPHLMEAACHKDRAVSKKAITCIHDAVTAILNEQLELPHFHFNEALFKPFENLLCLELCDLDVQDQIVSCLCEFVEANQTEIRSGWRPLFGTLRVANTNAQNNAAAILEVFQVFLSTDNTLVFANAALDYIFCLLTHIRGSDQQTSQGYEQIESPKSQDPPLIASFTKSRNVDNIFNFLQSGDKSTGFFDILETKTNSEKIVTAKPPSLENVDLCLESLKYLENCVSILTAMYNMPQCPTFNMAHRIQINTQPQLVDSVIQDIDVVYFNTNPNDIRINDNEISYKILATVDDLEECVENNLTLVHMDKPSGVLKIWYILLEGLASATIVCARKNQPHTLETLFKLLRDLIHCPGINFGLYCINHLLLPMVQNWLRQNAAQSQRTWDIIGSNFKQCCGMASELVVEYLFQIHTNNEKNKSIGTVSESENIAATLALKQLLLILVECVIQPNETVARLGTSCIRHVILSSGHILTTKQWEIMATALHRACTISLNPLQQLTLAFKKDSDSFYGDLAVVKVAARRDCTINDNIRLNQLTQQVYLLPTQRDGSPNLCVNCLIQNKTYKSDCPNCKKDENSTEQILLDDRSYIFLLYPLDIPQSTSPEMYTVRVPFRNLIVGILAHQMLVQTIASVLLQSLTHITPISIIIQMTTNHNLRGKLQNLLPKHVDILLKCLNLSNQRAVAFDARPGLKFLTQKVGNIDRAANLYTQCSTAEVVQIIIYIELCIDGILKQNLQPNELQIILSQENYVDCNEVDYFPSFVRQLKNVWENLCDSYINLSLQIPPEEIITPTTPPTSPTQLESPSTLESSKSTPDAPFKFSDFVNNDHEKTEDNIEESQQLDNNSTDDVIEIKERHLSESSLSVHSNDSTKDIEKETERQVEIMMEQYRNRKSYHSAIVTPPRINPFTVNSVNVMPQPQPVPPEIQQQRSLSIRKDYEYYKRTRFETISACLELLKNLPVSRLQLLYPILKNGIQNLLSAPSDNVKNDARDLISSILDERHEE